The proteins below come from a single Bactrocera dorsalis isolate Fly_Bdor chromosome 5, ASM2337382v1, whole genome shotgun sequence genomic window:
- the LOC105229032 gene encoding fibrillin-1 isoform X3: protein MAVRCQLVCLAIVALVGVSLARHEDCESAPYAEHSTVKIINEEDAVRAIYECEEGYELSGSNELICDVDSDLWDVEPPKCEKAGLSNEVNAERTKKKKPQNIIEDRHISAEMAASLDMTCVQAKITAPDIRHGFVQKYDRRRKGEHVFLVALYACNDNFELEDADITTLYCSQRKWVGDLPTCVALGEYTDADEEEYDEYEAVDDDEDEEDAAEESTDNRVAPPPPPPPAVAEVEENEQEISNEIETAAHENTALESESVAPTNTAPDAPVTDVNIVVAPTQDPYTPRYLDDNCGADKGGCEQKCERLLFPGENEPRLKCSCFDGFSLDPNDYASCHDINECELDNGGCEQLCNNLPGSYQCACEQGLQINTLTGNTCIDINECEQPEVAAQCAGGCENTHGSYRCIPALNTPENGAEATNEVEEVEEAVKEVDEVETKVESEPNAEEESEDDQGIRRISESGPICPAGYRAGGENSDNCVDIDECAEGTSGCEHCLNTDGSYECTCPGGYDLAEDERTCVDINECDVIVENEDDAAAAPTKLCTGGCENTIGSFICTCGANEHLLEDQRTCVADTCQDLNNPQLNKTRCAHQCVDLPSGVFECVCPAGYKLSDDLHNCVVAESVCTVAGGYESCAPGVCVPSEDNSAFSCECPSGYVFETNHCQDIDECANGMHECSHECFNNLGSYQCGCPLGFVFVEGSNEHVCADVDECAATPDVCGALNCVNKPGGYVCLCADGSEPEAESGACHIADPCEAHQCSHQCIAEGVGFKCICPEGMSLADDGLQCAYKDVCTEQNNGCEHICKSEEDGACACHSGYELAADGKSCMDVDECEIGNGGCHQVCKNFAGSYECGCEGGFQLGEDRRTCIDVDECALGRHDCSHDCVNVEGGYECICPEGYLLGENKATCLDVDECIASDHGCSHGCDNKLGSYECTCPVGHTLAADKRNCIATTPLEVDVRTDELDTLDTAIIDVCLRDNGGCSHICNPETGCSCPSGLELSVDGKTCVDIDECAYNNGGCAQLCHNTAGGFQCLCSDGVTPDDGVSCVTICPPGFAVSSVNPNQCVDIDECATPGVCQYSCLNTNGSYECVCPPGYALRNGRECEDVNECLLDNGGCVGGECINHIGSFQCKCSLGYRLASDRRTCERLLESRDQCTPFTAPANGDFHCTKYRHKRKHFYNTRCKVWCNQGYRLEGPTQRFCNASGQWDDFESRCLPTTCPRLHQPINGEIVPAACTASNAVIGERCQLRCQPGYVPIGLSVAICTAELTWSPNATFECVPLARSPLLPTLPVIGAQPRLPSVGVDDFFHRPILPQVRPPTGFGSSVASQRPYIKCPQNTTVFLADGATTAHIILQKPITNMDYRYIESAPAWTRNMQAHLGAGQHIVTFRGQDPISGRRARCRTIIKVERAVSPSVNFCTRSFEVSLSPNQLQRSVVWEEPRFESTLGPLKKLYKSRIPGELFKAGIHPVYYEATNKQGITARCEFQILVKEANSAASNSLSTFNPSYPTAVPAAQLAPAPLMRPPPPRGLQAKLLPGHESFVMCPGRAPVKVTDAQSVTLEYGCVLKNIRRGSPRRHAHRRLIATNWSDFTAF, encoded by the exons cTGGGCTCTCGAATGAGGTAAATGCTGAGCGCACCAAAAAGAAGAAGCCGCAGAATATAATTGAAGACAGACATATTTCTGCAGAAATGGCCGCCTCATTGGATATGACTTGCGTGCAGGCGAAAATTACAGCACCCGATATAAGGCATGGTTTCGTGCAAAAATACGATCGTCGGCGCAAAGGGGAACATGTCTTCCTGGTGGCGCTTTACGCCTGTAATGATAACTTCGAATTGGAGGATGCCGACATAACGACATTATATTGTAGTCAACGCAAGTGGGTGGGTGATTTGCCGACTTGTGTGGCGCTGGGCGAATATACCGATGCGGATGAAGAAG AATACGACGAGTATGAAGCGGTTGACGATGACGAAGACGAAGAAGACGCTGCAGAGGAGTCTACCGATAATCGCGTAgcaccaccgccaccaccaccaccagctGTCGCGGAAGTTGAGGAGAACGAGCAAGAAATCAGCAATGAGATTGAAACTGCGGCGCATGAAAATACTGCGCTAGAAAGTGAGAGCGTCGCGCCAACCAATACTGCGCCTGACGCGCCCGTTACCGATGTCAATATTGTTGTTGCGCCCACACAGGATCCCTATACGCCACGTTATCTCGATGACAATTGCGGCGCCGACAAAGGTGGTTGTGAGCAGAAATGCGAGCGTTTGCTTTTCCCGGGCGAGAATGAGCCGCGTCTGAAGTGTTCCTGTTTTGATGGATTCAGTTTGGATCCCAACGACTATGCCAGCTGTCATG atattaatGAATGTGAGCTTGATAATGGCGGCTGCGAGCAGCTTTGCAACAATCTACCCGGTTCTTACCAGTGCGCCTGTGAGCAGGGTCTGCAAATCAATACGCTGACGGGCAATACATGCATCG ACATCAACGAATGCGAGCAGCCGGAAGTGGCTGCACAATGCGCCGGCGGTTGTGAGAATACGCACGGCTCTTATCGCTGCATACCGGCGCTGAATACACCAGAAAATGGCGCAGAGGCGACCAATGAAGTTGAAGAAGTGGAGGAAGCTGTCAAAGAAGTGGACGAAGTAGAAACAAAAGTCGAAAGTGAGCCCAATGCGGAAGAAGAAAGTGAAGACGATCAGGGCATACGGCGCATTTCCGAAAGTGGCCCTATCTGTCCGGCCGGCTATCGCGCGGGCGGCGAGAACTCAGACAATTGCGTAGATATTGACGAGTGCGCTGAGGGCACAAGCGGCTGTGAACACTGCCTGAACACCGATGGTTCGTACGAGTGCACCTGCCCCGGCGGTTATGATCTTGCCGAAGACGAACGCACTTGTGTCGACATCAACGAGTGTGACGTTATCGTAGAGAATGAAGACGATGCGGCGGCAGCGCCTACTAAACTGTGTACCGGTGGTTGTGAGAATACGATTGGCTCGTTTATTTGTACTTGTGGCGCTAATGAGCATCTGCTCGAGGATCAACGTACTTGTGTGGCGGACACCTGTCAAGATTTGAATAATCCACAACTGAATAAGACACGTTGCGCCCACCAGTGTGTTGATTTGCCGAGTGGCGTTTTTGAATGCGTTTGCCCAGCGGGTTACAAGTTGAGTGATGACTTACACAACTGCGTGGTGGCTGAGAGCGTATGCACCGTGGCGGGCGGCTATGAAAGTTGTGCGCCCGGCGTGTGTGTGCCGAGTGAGGATAACAGCGCCTTTAGCTGCGAATGCCCGTCGGGTTATGTGTTCGAGACGAATCACTGTCAAGATATCGACGAATGTGCTAATGGTATGCACGAGTGTTCACACGAGTGCTTCAACAATTTAGGTTCGTATCAGTGTGGCTGCCCGTTGGGCTTCGTTTTCGTCGAGGGCAGTAACGAACATGTCTGCGCTGATGTCGATGAGTGTGCAGCGACACCGGATGTTTGTGGTGCTCTGAATTGCGTTAATAAACCCGGCGGTTACGTCTGCTTATGTGCCGACGGTAGCGAACCTGAGGCCGAGAGTGGCGCTTGTCATATCGCCGATCCCTGCGAAGCGCATCAGTGTTCACACCAATGTATTGCTGAAGGTGTGGGCTTCAAGTGCATCTGTCCGGAGGGTATGTCATTGGCTGATGATGGCTTACAATGTGCGTACAAAGATGTTTGCACTGAGCAAAATAATGGCTGCGAACATATTTGCAAGTCGGAGGAGGATGGTGCTTGTGCCTGTCACAGCGGTTATGAATTGGCTGCTGATGGCAAATCGTGTATGGACGTCGACGAATGTGAGATCGGAAATGGTGGTTGCCATCAGGTTTGCAAGAATTTTGCAG GTTCTTACGAATGCGGCTGCGAGGGCGGCTTCCAGTTAGGTGAGGATCGTCGTACCTGCATAGACGTCGATGAATGTGCGCTGGGCAGACACGACTGCTCGCACGATTGTGTAAATGTGGAAGGCGGTTATGAATGTATTTGTCCGGAGGGCTATCTGTTGGGTGAAAACAAAGCGACTTGTTTGGATGTGGATGAGTGCATTGCCAGCGATCATGGTTGCAGTCACGGTTGCGACAATAAATTGGGCAGTTACGAGTGCACATGTCCTGTAGGTCACACATTGGCGGCGGATAAACGGAACTGCATTGCAACAACTCCGTTGGAAGTTGATGTGCGCACCGATGAGCTCGATACACTGGACACCGCTATAATAGATGTCTGTCTACGCGATAATGGCGGCTGCTCACATATTTGTAATCCAGAAACGGGTTGTTCTTGTCCTAGCGGACTCGAGCTCTCCGTAGACGGCAAGACTTGCGTGGATATTGATGAATGTGCCTACAATAATGGCGGTTGTGCGCAGCTATGTCATAATACCGCTGGTGGCTTCCAATGTCTTTGCTCGGATGGCGTAACTCCCGACGATGGTGTAAGTTGTGTGACAATTTGTCCGCCTGGCTTTGCTGTGAGCTCAGTGAACCCAAACCAGTGTGTGGATATTGACGAATGCGCTACTCCCGGCGTTTGTCAGTATAGCTGTCTGAATACCAACGGCTCCTACGAGTGTGTGTGTCCTCCAGGTTATGCGCTCCGCAATGGTCGCGAATGTGAGGATGTCAACGAGTGTTTGCTGGACAACGGTGGCTGTGTCGGCGGTGAATGCATTAATCATATTGGCAGCTTTCAGTGCAAGTGCTCGCTGGGCTACCGTTTGGCCAGCGATCGTCGCACATGCGAGCGTTTGCTTGAGTCACGCGATCAATGTACACCCTTCACTGCGCCGGCTAACGGTGACTTCCATTGCACGAAATATCGCCACAAGCGCAAGCATTTCTATAATACGCGCTGCAAAGTGTGGTGCAACCAGGGTTACCGCCTGGAGGGACCCACCCAACGTTTTTGCAATGCTTCCGGTCAGTGGGATGACTTTGAAAGCCGTTGTCTGC CTACTACTTGCCCCCGTCTACACCAACCGATTAATGGCGAGATTGTACCCGCTGCCTGCACAGCTAGCAATGCAGTCATTGGTGAACGCTGTCAGCTGCGTTGTCAGCCCGGTTATGTGCCCATAGGCTTGAGCGTTGCCATCTGCACCGCGGAACTGACTTGGTCACCCAATGCCACCTTCGAGTGTGTGCCGTTGGCGAGATCTCCATTGCTACCTACTTTGCCTGTTATTGGTGCTCAGCCACGTCTACCTTCCGTTGGCGTCGACGACTTTTTCCATAGACCGATATTACCACAAGTGAGACCACCAACTGGTTTTGGTAGTTCCGTTGCTTCACAACGTCCCTACATTAAATGTCCGCAAAATACCACCGTTTTTCTGGCCGATGGCGCCACTACCGCCCacattattttgcaaaaacccATCACTAATATGGATTACCGTTACATTGAGTCTGCGCCGGCTTGGACGCGCAATATGCAAGCTCATTTAGGTGCTGGTCAACATATAGTGACATTCCGCGGTCAAGATCCCATTTCGGGTAGACGCGCCAGATGTCGCACAATCATCAAAGTGGAGCGTGCTGTTTCGCCTAGCGTGAATTTCTGTACGCGTTCCTTCGAGGTATCGTTGAGTCCGAATCAATTGCAACGCTCGGTGGTGTGGGAAGAACCGCGCTTCGAAAGCACACTGGGTCCACTGaaaaaactctataaatcaAGG ATACCCGGCGAACTCTTTAAAGCTGGCATACACCCGGTATACTATGAGGCAACTAATAAGCAAGGCATTACCGCCCGTTGTGAATTCCAAATTCTTGTGAAAG AAGCCAACTCCGCGGCCAGCAATTCCTTGTCTACATTTAACCCGAGCTACCCAACAGCAGTGCCCGCTGCTCAGTTGGCACCCGCACCTTTAATGCGTCCACCCCCTCCACGGGGCTTACAGGCGAAATTACTACCCGGTCATGAGTCGTTTGTGATGTGCCCCGGTCGTGCCCCGGTTAAGGTTACCGACGCCCAATCT GTGACTTTAGAATACGGCTGCGTCTTGAAAAATATACGCCGTGGATCGCCGCGTCGTCACGCCCACCGCCGTTTGATCGCCACAAATTGGTCCGATTTCACTGCCTTCTAA